One part of the Rutidosis leptorrhynchoides isolate AG116_Rl617_1_P2 chromosome 1, CSIRO_AGI_Rlap_v1, whole genome shotgun sequence genome encodes these proteins:
- the LOC139897556 gene encoding uncharacterized protein — translation MKPEKSGRMDKWAIELGEHDIEFQVRNSIKGQVFADFIAETIDEGEIPSMQIIVLPIKHEEWKLFTDGASSSDGSGAGLMLVSPEGKEFTYALRFEFSTTNNEAEYEALLAGLRLSRDLNKQHLKAFVDSQLVANQVTGTLEARSPTIQQYLAKAKEPSSSLKASR, via the coding sequence ATGAAACCGGAGAAATCTGGAAGAATGGacaaatgggccatcgagttgggtgAGCATGACATAGAATTTCAAGTGAGAAACTCAATCAAAGGACAGGTATTTGCTGACTTCATAGCTGAAACAATCGATGAAGGAGAAATACCTTCAATGCAAATCATCGTCCTGCCAATCAAGCACGAAGAATGGAAGTTATTTACGGACGGAGCCTCAAGCTCTGATGGCTCCGGAGCAGGACTCATGTTAGTAAGCCCCGAAGGAAAGGAATTCACTTACGCCTTACGCTTTGAGTTCAGCACGACAAACAACGAGGCAGAATACGAAGCCCTGCTTGCTGGACTAAGGTTGTCAAGAGATCTTAACAAACAACATCTCAAGGCATTCGTCGATTCTCAACTTGTAGCGAATCAAGTGACAGGGACTTTAGAGGCAAGAAGCCCCACTATCCAGCAATACTTGGCAAAAGCAAAGGAGCCATCGAGCAGTTTAAAGGCTTCGAGATAG